The Nitratidesulfovibrio sp. SRB-5 genome segment CCGCTACTTTCTGGATGGCCGCGACAGCAACGGCTACACCGGCATCGCATGGTCCATGGGAGGGGTGCATGACAGGCCGTGGGGCGAACGGCCCGTGCAGGGCACCATCCGTTCCATGACCTACAACGGGGCGCGCTCCAAGTTCGACGTGGGCGCGTACATCCGGCGCATGCAGGCGCTGCGCGGCGGCGAGGGGGAGCAGGGCACGCTGTTCTGAGCAGAACGCGAAAAGGGCCTGTCATTTCCGGATGGGGCAGGCAGAAACGGTGGGGCGCACCATGGTGGTGCGCCCCGCCGTTTTTCATGTGTCGTGGTGCAAGGGGGGGCGCGTCGAGGGGCAGCTTCGGCAGCTTTGGCTGTCCCGTTGCGCCTGTCCTGTTCCCCGGTCTTATCCGGCCGATGTGGCCCGCGCGCGCAACGGAGATTCGAAGACCGTGAAGGGAATGGTGGCGCGCATGCCCTCCAGGAAGGCGCGCATTTCCCGTTCCTGATGGGGCGAGAACACGATCTTGAGCACCGCGTCCGCGCCGGGGGCGGTGGAACCCTTGCCCGTGCCGCCGGGGGCGCCGCCTTCCGTGCCGCACCGGTTCCGCGCCGCGCCGTTGTCTTCCGCAGTATTGTCGTTCGTGCCGCCCCCGACCCCGCGATCAAGCACGGTCATGTAGCCCAGGTTGTCCTGCGCCTCCAGCAGAAAGCGGAACATGGCGATGTGCCGGGGCGCGATGCGCGCGTACAGCCACGACGATTCATGCGGCGGCGGCAGCGGCGGGGATGGCTTGCGGGGGCGTTTGCGGGCCACGGGGTCTCCTGCGGGTGGCGGTAGTGG includes the following:
- a CDS encoding DUF4911 domain-containing protein, which codes for MARKRPRKPSPPLPPPHESSWLYARIAPRHIAMFRFLLEAQDNLGYMTVLDRGVGGGTNDNTAEDNGAARNRCGTEGGAPGGTGKGSTAPGADAVLKIVFSPHQEREMRAFLEGMRATIPFTVFESPLRARATSAG